From a region of the Gordonia sp. PP30 genome:
- a CDS encoding MDR family MFS transporter produces the protein MTQPVSGKNRNILFLFIGLMITMLMASLNQTVLSTALPTIVGQLNGVEQMTWVITAYILASTIVMPVYGRISDLLGRKPVILAAIGIFIVGSIVGGLAPNIDVLIAARVLQGLGGGGLMILSQAAIADVVPARDRGRYMGAIGAVFAVSSVAGPLLGGWLTDGPGWRWAFWVNIPLGVLALAACLVFLKLPAVERTERPKLDYLGMSLIAAATTMLVLVCTWGGGQYAWGSPQIIGLIVATVAAAAAFCWAETRAENPVIPLALFTDRNFTLSTIAALMIGVAMFGALGYMPTYIQMVTHVTATHAGLLMIPMMGGLLVASIGSGRVVSATGKYKAFPIVGSVIIAVGLGLLSTLRVESPTWLMCTYLAVLGVGIGLALQILTLIVQNSFPLRIVGTATASMNYFRQVGATLGSAIVGSIFTSRLVDAIMGRMASGELPAEGGESTLKQLTPSVVNGLPEAVRQPIIHAYNGALLPIFLCLVPLAVIALIALLFIEPKPLATSVQKEAPAESLAEGQLLEMVDDGDGITAFGGPATGASADDGAREPVRV, from the coding sequence ATGACCCAGCCCGTATCCGGCAAGAACCGGAACATCCTCTTCCTCTTCATCGGCCTGATGATCACCATGCTGATGGCCTCCCTCAACCAGACCGTGCTGTCGACCGCACTGCCGACCATCGTCGGACAGCTCAACGGCGTCGAGCAGATGACCTGGGTGATCACCGCCTACATCCTCGCCAGCACCATCGTGATGCCGGTCTACGGCCGCATCAGCGACCTCCTCGGCCGCAAACCGGTGATCCTCGCGGCCATCGGCATCTTCATCGTGGGCTCGATCGTCGGCGGCCTCGCGCCGAACATCGACGTCCTGATCGCCGCCCGCGTCCTGCAGGGACTCGGCGGCGGCGGTCTGATGATCCTGTCGCAGGCGGCCATCGCCGACGTCGTCCCGGCCCGCGACCGCGGCCGCTACATGGGCGCCATCGGTGCCGTCTTCGCCGTCTCCTCGGTCGCCGGACCGCTGCTCGGCGGCTGGCTGACCGACGGCCCCGGCTGGCGCTGGGCGTTCTGGGTCAACATCCCGCTGGGCGTCCTCGCCCTCGCCGCCTGCCTGGTCTTCCTCAAGCTGCCCGCGGTGGAGCGCACCGAGCGCCCGAAGCTCGACTACCTCGGCATGAGCCTGATCGCCGCGGCCACCACCATGCTCGTCCTGGTCTGCACCTGGGGCGGCGGACAGTACGCCTGGGGTTCCCCGCAGATCATCGGCCTGATCGTGGCGACCGTCGCCGCGGCCGCGGCCTTCTGCTGGGCCGAGACCCGTGCCGAGAATCCGGTGATCCCGCTGGCACTGTTCACCGACCGCAACTTCACCCTGAGCACCATCGCCGCGCTGATGATCGGCGTCGCCATGTTCGGCGCGCTCGGCTACATGCCGACCTACATCCAGATGGTCACCCACGTCACCGCGACACACGCCGGTCTGTTGATGATCCCGATGATGGGCGGCCTGCTGGTGGCCTCCATCGGTTCCGGCCGCGTGGTCAGCGCCACCGGCAAGTACAAGGCGTTCCCGATCGTCGGTTCGGTGATCATCGCCGTCGGCCTCGGTCTGCTGTCGACCCTGCGCGTCGAGAGCCCGACCTGGCTGATGTGCACCTACCTCGCCGTTCTGGGCGTCGGTATCGGCCTCGCTCTGCAGATCCTGACGCTGATCGTGCAGAACTCGTTCCCACTGCGGATCGTCGGCACCGCGACGGCGTCGATGAACTACTTCCGCCAGGTCGGCGCCACCCTGGGCTCGGCGATCGTCGGCTCCATCTTCACCTCGCGCCTGGTCGACGCCATCATGGGGCGGATGGCCTCCGGCGAGCTGCCCGCCGAGGGCGGCGAGAGCACCCTGAAGCAGCTCACCCCCTCGGTGGTGAACGGCCTGCCCGAGGCGGTACGCCAGCCGATCATCCACGCCTACAACGGCGCGCTGCTGCCGATCTTCCTGTGCCTGGTGCCGCTCGCGGTGATCGCACTGATCGCGCTGCTGTTCATCGAGCCGAAGCCGCTGGCCACCAGCGTGCAGAAGGAGGCGCCGGCCGAGTCCCTCGCCGAGGGCCAGCTGCTGGAGATGGTCGACGACGGCGACGGGATCACCGCCTTCGGCGGTCCGGCGACCGGCGCGTCCGCCGACGACGGCGCCCGCGAACCCGTTCGGGTCTGA
- a CDS encoding VOC family protein — protein sequence MAKIVPNIWCNGTAEEAAAFYASVFPRTRGAVIARYPDEGLPDFQREMAGKPLMAEVVIDGYQLMLINAGPEFSPNESITFLLNFDPDRDPDAAGTLDAVWAGLVDGGEVVRELGEYPFSPRHGWVRDRYGVTWQLLLNNPDGETRPFVMPSLLFCGPAQNRARAAITKYTGLFPDSGIGMVVDYSTTTGAVRPDSVMWGDFRLAGQWFTAMDSIEPQDFSFTCGVSFQVNCDGQEEIDRLWAALSAVPEAEQCGWCADEFGVSWQVVPGDLGERMVTPEAYRAMLGMKKIVLADLPLP from the coding sequence ATGGCGAAGATCGTCCCGAACATCTGGTGCAACGGCACCGCCGAAGAGGCCGCGGCGTTCTACGCGTCCGTCTTCCCCCGCACGCGGGGCGCGGTGATCGCCCGCTACCCCGACGAGGGGCTGCCGGACTTCCAGCGCGAGATGGCCGGGAAACCGCTGATGGCCGAGGTGGTGATCGACGGCTACCAGCTGATGCTGATCAACGCCGGGCCCGAATTCAGCCCCAACGAGTCGATCACCTTCCTGCTGAACTTCGACCCCGACCGCGACCCCGACGCCGCCGGCACGCTCGACGCGGTGTGGGCCGGCCTGGTCGACGGCGGCGAGGTGGTCCGGGAACTCGGCGAGTACCCGTTCAGCCCGCGCCACGGCTGGGTCCGCGACCGCTACGGCGTCACCTGGCAACTGCTGTTGAACAATCCCGACGGAGAGACGCGCCCGTTCGTGATGCCGTCGCTGCTGTTCTGCGGCCCCGCGCAGAACCGGGCGCGGGCGGCGATCACCAAGTACACCGGCCTGTTCCCCGATTCCGGGATCGGCATGGTGGTCGACTATTCGACGACCACCGGTGCGGTGCGCCCCGATTCGGTGATGTGGGGCGACTTCCGGCTGGCCGGCCAGTGGTTCACCGCGATGGACTCGATCGAGCCGCAGGACTTCTCGTTCACCTGCGGCGTGTCGTTCCAGGTGAACTGCGACGGCCAAGAGGAGATCGACCGGCTCTGGGCGGCGCTCTCGGCGGTCCCCGAGGCCGAGCAGTGCGGATGGTGCGCCGACGAGTTCGGTGTCAGCTGGCAGGTGGTGCCGGGCGACCTGGGTGAGCGGATGGTCACGCCGGAGGCGTACCGGGCGATGCTGGGCATGAAGAAGATCGTGCTGGCCGATCTCCCGCTTCCCTGA
- a CDS encoding 3-oxoacyl-ACP reductase yields the protein MAFPVRSLSEQIVVVTGGARGLGAALSRAFLREGARVVIDYHSSKRAAEALAAEFPASALPVRADVRDRADVEAMMAGAADHFGEPVTTVVNNALAHFTFNGDARSPADTIGYPEFAAQFAGSGEGSLNVIQSAVPAMADAGFGRVINIGTNLFQHPVVPYHDYTAAKAALLSLTRTFADDLGPRGITVNMISGGLLRTTDASAATPEPVFDAIAAGTPLRTVTTPEQLADAALFFASPWARGVTGQNLIVDGGLVKG from the coding sequence ATGGCATTCCCGGTACGGTCCCTGTCTGAACAGATCGTCGTCGTGACCGGCGGCGCGCGAGGACTCGGCGCCGCCCTGAGCCGCGCCTTCCTCCGCGAAGGCGCCCGCGTGGTGATCGACTACCACTCGTCGAAGCGTGCGGCCGAGGCGCTCGCCGCCGAGTTCCCGGCGTCCGCGCTGCCGGTACGTGCCGACGTCCGCGACCGCGCGGACGTCGAGGCGATGATGGCCGGCGCGGCCGATCACTTCGGTGAACCGGTCACCACGGTCGTCAACAATGCTCTCGCCCACTTCACCTTCAACGGCGACGCCCGATCACCCGCGGACACCATCGGATACCCGGAGTTCGCGGCTCAGTTCGCCGGTTCCGGGGAAGGCTCGCTCAACGTGATCCAGTCGGCCGTGCCGGCTATGGCCGACGCGGGCTTCGGCCGGGTGATCAATATCGGTACCAACCTGTTCCAGCATCCCGTGGTGCCCTACCACGACTACACCGCCGCGAAGGCGGCGCTGCTCTCGCTGACGCGGACCTTTGCCGACGATCTCGGACCGCGCGGAATCACGGTCAACATGATCTCGGGCGGACTGCTCCGCACCACGGATGCGTCAGCGGCCACCCCGGAGCCGGTGTTCGATGCCATCGCCGCGGGCACCCCGCTGCGTACGGTCACGACGCCGGAACAGCTCGCCGACGCCGCACTGTTCTTCGCCTCGCCGTGGGCGCGCGGAGTGACCGGTCAGAACCTGATCGTCGACGGCGGCCTGGTGAAGGGCTGA
- a CDS encoding DUF6603 domain-containing protein, with protein sequence MSGSHAHAELELGGSVAGTSSSLEVALVVGAEVNEIPGITFAVDRMGAKAVLLLVLDDGGPRLDARAEPIYPSGALASIALPPVTGGGYFSHDGDTWSGALSADLGPLSVDGFGILTLPRDGDPSVLVMLTGTFTPPIQLSFGFTLVGVGGIVGINRRADRNALEQALHAGVLGDLMFPRHAVADAPRLLPALGTCFPPSPGSTVVGPMLKLGWGTPTLVSASVAVLISDANVYLLGKVAITLPHEDLALIDLRATILGSITGAGLSIQASLAGSSIVGLAVTGDLSLRIRGGDDPLFELSAGGFHPQYREPGRPELARIGAELSPGPFLRVRLGAYLAVTSNSVQFGAAADLHAGIGGFGISGGFSFDALMTLSPFAFTADLEAHVSIDCADFSVGSVTLSGHFSGPAPWRIRGRASVHVLFWKVTVTLPEITWGSSTADALPPGRDPLAALRDQVGVPANWTDLSTSQPELVQRRPRPAEAALLHPMTTLNFRQNAVPLGTPITRMDGLPLPEETVLNAQTAGDTTVSHGKFAPGQFLALDDDKQLTSAGYATYPDGFVLNHQEARTGTMVARDVSTVETEVHGLPSGLLAFDMVAVGVALPTRLAESAGTYLTVRDPAQSTIANKHDLAAAEHLATAVTTRDTASLGAALTTMPFTAAARLQVVPIWETL encoded by the coding sequence ATGAGCGGATCACACGCACACGCCGAACTGGAACTGGGCGGCAGTGTCGCCGGGACGTCGTCGTCGCTGGAGGTGGCCCTGGTGGTCGGGGCCGAGGTGAACGAGATACCGGGGATCACCTTCGCCGTCGACCGGATGGGCGCGAAGGCGGTGCTGCTGCTGGTGCTCGACGACGGCGGGCCGCGGCTCGACGCTCGCGCCGAACCGATCTACCCGTCCGGGGCGCTGGCCTCGATCGCGCTGCCGCCGGTCACCGGTGGCGGCTACTTCAGCCACGACGGCGACACGTGGAGCGGGGCGCTCTCCGCCGACCTCGGCCCGCTCAGCGTCGACGGCTTCGGCATCCTGACCCTGCCCCGCGACGGGGACCCCTCGGTCCTGGTGATGCTGACCGGCACGTTCACCCCGCCGATTCAGCTGTCCTTCGGATTCACCCTCGTCGGGGTCGGCGGCATCGTCGGCATCAACCGGCGCGCCGACCGCAACGCCCTGGAACAGGCGCTGCACGCCGGCGTCCTGGGCGACCTGATGTTCCCGCGCCACGCGGTGGCCGATGCGCCGCGACTCCTCCCGGCCCTGGGCACCTGCTTCCCGCCGTCGCCGGGCTCGACCGTCGTCGGGCCGATGCTCAAACTCGGCTGGGGCACCCCGACTCTCGTCTCCGCGTCGGTCGCCGTGCTGATCAGCGACGCGAACGTCTACCTCCTCGGCAAGGTCGCCATCACGCTGCCGCACGAGGACCTGGCGCTCATCGACCTGCGGGCCACGATCCTCGGCTCCATCACCGGCGCCGGCCTGTCGATCCAGGCCAGCCTCGCCGGTTCCAGCATCGTCGGACTCGCCGTCACCGGCGACCTGTCGCTGCGCATCCGCGGCGGCGACGACCCGCTCTTCGAACTGTCCGCCGGCGGATTCCACCCGCAGTACCGCGAACCCGGCCGCCCGGAACTGGCGCGGATCGGCGCGGAACTCTCACCCGGCCCGTTCCTCCGTGTCCGCCTCGGCGCGTACCTCGCGGTGACGTCCAACTCGGTCCAGTTCGGTGCCGCCGCCGACCTGCACGCCGGAATCGGCGGCTTCGGGATCTCCGGCGGATTCAGCTTCGACGCGCTGATGACACTGAGCCCCTTCGCCTTCACCGCCGATCTCGAAGCGCACGTCAGCATCGATTGCGCGGACTTCAGCGTCGGCAGCGTCACGCTGTCCGGGCACTTCTCCGGGCCGGCACCCTGGCGTATCCGCGGCCGCGCCAGCGTTCACGTGCTGTTCTGGAAGGTCACCGTCACCCTCCCGGAGATCACCTGGGGGTCGTCGACCGCCGACGCCCTGCCGCCCGGGCGCGACCCGCTCGCGGCCCTGCGCGACCAGGTCGGGGTGCCCGCGAACTGGACCGATCTGAGCACCTCCCAGCCCGAACTGGTGCAACGACGGCCCCGGCCCGCCGAGGCGGCGCTGCTGCATCCGATGACGACGCTGAACTTCCGGCAGAACGCGGTCCCGCTGGGCACGCCGATCACCCGGATGGACGGGCTACCGCTGCCCGAGGAGACCGTGCTGAACGCGCAGACCGCCGGTGACACGACGGTGAGCCACGGCAAGTTCGCGCCCGGCCAGTTCCTGGCGCTCGACGACGACAAGCAGTTGACCAGTGCCGGATACGCGACCTACCCGGACGGCTTCGTGCTCAACCATCAGGAAGCGCGGACCGGGACGATGGTGGCGCGCGACGTCAGCACCGTCGAGACCGAGGTGCACGGCCTGCCGTCCGGCCTGCTGGCCTTCGACATGGTGGCGGTCGGCGTCGCCCTCCCGACCCGGCTCGCCGAGTCGGCCGGCACCTACCTGACCGTGCGGGATCCGGCGCAGTCGACGATCGCGAACAAGCACGATCTGGCGGCGGCCGAACACCTCGCCACCGCGGTCACGACCCGCGACACGGCGAGCCTCGGTGCCGCGCTGACCACGATGCCGTTCACCGCCGCAGCCCGGCTGCAGGTGGTCCCGATCTGGGAGACGCTGTGA
- a CDS encoding peptidoglycan-binding protein, giving the protein MASLQSKIFAGDQDLARVLDGSLRLAAKGTPPSPAPVLSSGPAVTKVQQALIALGYPMPKYGADGGFGGETGSAVAAFKRDWHLSPADPVVGPGTMGALDREMVAYQKSSPTPGPVNPVKPDGPTPSGTSKTSHLSDQFFTDLKALCAEMNCSPVDLLGVMNSESGVKPWAQHPTSKATGLIQFMPDRLKEYQFAGGPDEFKKLSAVAQLPYVRRYYWGYRKYLTSAGRMYQATFLPATLAGTDEDAAICGKAGPYAWAYTANPGLDTNKDGVITARDLSDRIGSLQRGPYWDELMQRLARA; this is encoded by the coding sequence ATGGCTTCATTGCAGAGCAAGATCTTCGCCGGCGACCAGGATCTGGCCCGGGTGCTGGACGGTTCGCTCCGGCTCGCCGCGAAAGGCACCCCGCCGTCGCCGGCACCGGTGTTGTCGAGCGGCCCCGCCGTGACGAAGGTTCAGCAGGCGCTGATCGCCCTCGGCTATCCGATGCCGAAGTACGGCGCCGACGGCGGCTTCGGGGGTGAGACCGGCAGCGCCGTCGCCGCGTTCAAACGGGACTGGCACCTGTCGCCCGCCGACCCGGTGGTGGGTCCCGGAACGATGGGTGCCCTCGACCGGGAGATGGTCGCCTACCAGAAGTCGTCGCCGACGCCCGGACCGGTGAATCCGGTCAAGCCCGACGGCCCGACACCGTCCGGCACGTCGAAGACGAGCCATCTCTCCGACCAGTTCTTCACCGACCTCAAAGCGCTGTGCGCCGAGATGAACTGCTCTCCGGTCGACCTGCTCGGCGTGATGAACAGCGAGAGCGGGGTGAAGCCGTGGGCGCAGCATCCGACGTCGAAGGCCACCGGGCTGATCCAGTTCATGCCGGACCGACTCAAGGAGTACCAGTTCGCCGGAGGACCGGACGAGTTCAAGAAGCTGAGCGCGGTGGCCCAGCTCCCGTACGTGCGGCGCTACTACTGGGGCTACCGGAAATACCTGACGTCGGCCGGCCGGATGTACCAGGCGACCTTCCTCCCGGCGACGCTCGCCGGTACCGACGAAGACGCCGCGATCTGCGGAAAGGCGGGCCCGTACGCGTGGGCGTACACGGCGAACCCGGGTCTCGACACCAACAAGGACGGCGTGATCACCGCCCGCGATCTCAGCGACCGGATCGGCAGCCTGCAGCGCGGGCCGTACTGGGACGAGCTGATGCAGCGGCTCGCCCGGGCCTGA
- a CDS encoding peptidoglycan-binding domain-containing protein → MGGFYTHFREVPAEVKPGATISRGQYLGTLVPVAGSPHVHLALVEIIGTKYQGVNLYSWFDATVGSDAECTVTFHQDGSAPSIDGEGSSPSSGPTPSSSIDLRTVLGVQLALVALGYDPGTPDGIPGPRTTAAVRAFQSGAGLTADGVAGPNTRAALSAALSARGITSQS, encoded by the coding sequence ATGGGCGGCTTTTACACGCACTTCCGGGAGGTACCCGCGGAGGTGAAGCCCGGCGCGACGATCTCTCGCGGCCAGTACCTCGGGACGCTGGTACCGGTCGCGGGCTCCCCGCACGTCCACCTCGCGCTGGTCGAGATCATCGGCACCAAGTACCAGGGCGTCAACCTGTATTCGTGGTTCGACGCGACGGTGGGGTCCGACGCGGAGTGCACGGTGACCTTTCACCAGGACGGCTCGGCGCCGTCGATCGACGGAGAGGGTTCCAGCCCGTCGTCGGGTCCGACGCCGTCGTCGAGCATCGACCTGCGGACCGTGCTGGGTGTGCAGCTGGCGCTCGTCGCACTCGGCTACGACCCCGGGACGCCCGACGGTATCCCGGGCCCGCGGACGACCGCGGCGGTGCGCGCGTTCCAGTCCGGCGCCGGGCTCACCGCCGACGGCGTGGCCGGCCCCAACACCCGTGCCGCGCTGAGCGCGGCGCTCAGCGCCCGCGGCATCACCAGCCAGTCGTAG
- a CDS encoding M23 family metallopeptidase, producing the protein MPAFEMQLSNPIRTGGRTQNYGGPGVGGHSFAAEWYIGYGMDLGAPGGTPVYAAFDGHVTRFNTGNIDKTSGKSSARSCSSARPTTGWAAFTRTSGRYPRR; encoded by the coding sequence ATGCCCGCTTTCGAGATGCAGTTGTCGAATCCGATCCGCACGGGCGGCCGGACCCAGAACTACGGGGGTCCGGGCGTCGGCGGACACAGCTTCGCCGCCGAGTGGTACATCGGCTACGGGATGGATCTGGGCGCGCCGGGCGGGACGCCGGTGTACGCGGCGTTCGACGGGCACGTCACGCGATTCAACACCGGGAACATCGACAAGACCTCCGGCAAGTCTTCGGCGCGGAGCTGTTCGTCCGCTCGCCCGACGACCGGATGGGCGGCTTTTACACGCACTTCCGGGAGGTACCCGCGGAGGTGA
- a CDS encoding TIGR02611 family protein — translation MPADGTTATDAHTTADESPGLIKRLGDRYRYVRYHHRFGFLLRYVTIFVGAVVTVAGIIAIPYPGPGWAIVFLGLLILSQELEWAAKLRHAIMYWLNRLYRDHIDGNRLAQATLGVVTCAIVFLTLWLTGALHLAGGWVGLDWPWLVSPLSR, via the coding sequence ATGCCCGCCGACGGAACCACCGCCACCGACGCCCACACCACGGCCGACGAGTCGCCCGGCCTGATCAAGCGCCTCGGCGACCGCTACCGATACGTCCGGTACCACCACCGGTTCGGCTTTCTGCTGCGCTACGTGACCATCTTCGTCGGCGCTGTCGTCACCGTGGCCGGCATCATCGCGATCCCCTACCCCGGCCCGGGCTGGGCGATCGTCTTCCTCGGCCTGCTGATCCTCTCCCAGGAACTGGAGTGGGCCGCAAAACTCCGGCACGCGATCATGTACTGGCTCAACCGGCTGTATCGCGACCACATCGACGGTAACCGCCTTGCGCAGGCGACGCTCGGCGTCGTGACCTGCGCGATCGTGTTCCTCACCCTCTGGCTCACCGGTGCGCTGCATCTGGCCGGCGGCTGGGTCGGGCTCGACTGGCCGTGGCTGGTCTCCCCGCTGTCCCGGTGA
- a CDS encoding oligopeptide transporter, OPT family, producing the protein MTTTRTERAPGASVKELTLRGVILGGVITLIFTAANVYLGLKVGLTFATAIPAAVISMSILRYFANHSVVENNIVQTIASAAGTLSAIIFVLPGLIMIGWWTGFPYWETVAVCAIGGLLGVMYSIPLRRALVTGSDLPYPEGVAAAEVLKVGDSEVGAEQNRGGMRMIVVGSLAAAGFSLLASLKVLSSSVAGAFRIGSGATMYGASLSMALIGVGHLVGIGVGIAMLIGLVISYFVLLPVQTWGSLPSGDLLDSVGGVFKDDVRLIGAGAIAVAAVWTLLTLIVPIVRGIVESLASARERRDGGEVDITQRDIPIQWVGLSVLVAMIPIGWLLWDFLQGTPLAHKSGGMVAVSVIFVLLIGLIVAAVCGYMAGLIGSSNSPISGVGIVVVLLAAVLLKLTHGSEDALAMTAYTLFTAAVVFGVATISNDNLQDLKTGQLVGATPWKQQVALIIGVGFGAIIIPPVLGLMNTAFGFEGAPGAKADALSAPQAGLMSTLAKGVFGNDLDWSKIWLGVAIGAAVILVDEILKRTTTKLRVPPLAVGMGMYLPMAVTLIIPVGAFIGRAYDKWAERDAGDASRKKRLGILMATGLIVGESLYGVVFAGIVAGSGKDEPLALPFIPAGYGDWAELVGVIVFALIVVWLYRYVRTTASKPYDGPPVTSEL; encoded by the coding sequence ATGACGACGACCCGCACCGAGAGGGCCCCGGGCGCTTCGGTCAAAGAACTGACACTGCGGGGCGTGATCCTGGGCGGCGTGATCACCCTGATCTTCACCGCCGCGAACGTCTACCTCGGTCTCAAAGTGGGTCTGACCTTCGCCACCGCCATCCCGGCCGCGGTGATCTCGATGTCGATCCTGCGGTACTTCGCCAACCACTCGGTGGTGGAGAACAACATCGTGCAGACGATCGCCTCGGCGGCGGGCACGCTGTCGGCGATCATCTTCGTGCTGCCGGGTCTGATCATGATCGGCTGGTGGACCGGATTCCCGTACTGGGAGACCGTCGCCGTCTGCGCGATCGGCGGCCTGCTCGGCGTCATGTATTCGATTCCGCTGCGGCGGGCGCTGGTGACCGGGTCCGACCTGCCGTATCCGGAGGGCGTCGCGGCCGCCGAGGTGCTCAAGGTCGGCGACAGCGAGGTCGGTGCCGAACAGAACCGCGGCGGTATGCGGATGATCGTCGTCGGGTCGCTGGCGGCGGCCGGGTTCTCGCTGCTGGCCTCTCTCAAGGTGCTCAGCAGTTCCGTCGCCGGGGCCTTCCGGATCGGCAGCGGTGCGACGATGTACGGCGCGAGTCTGTCGATGGCGCTGATCGGTGTCGGGCACCTGGTGGGTATCGGCGTCGGCATCGCGATGCTGATCGGCCTGGTGATCTCGTACTTCGTCCTGCTGCCCGTGCAGACCTGGGGCAGCCTGCCGAGCGGCGACCTCCTTGACAGTGTCGGCGGGGTGTTCAAGGACGACGTCCGGCTGATCGGCGCCGGTGCCATCGCCGTCGCGGCGGTCTGGACGCTGCTGACCCTGATCGTGCCGATCGTCCGCGGCATCGTCGAGTCGCTGGCCAGCGCGCGGGAGCGGCGCGACGGCGGCGAGGTCGACATCACCCAGCGGGACATCCCGATCCAGTGGGTCGGCCTCAGCGTCCTCGTCGCGATGATCCCGATCGGCTGGCTGCTGTGGGACTTCCTGCAGGGCACACCGCTGGCCCACAAGAGCGGCGGCATGGTCGCGGTCTCGGTGATCTTCGTGCTGCTGATCGGCCTGATCGTCGCCGCGGTGTGCGGCTACATGGCGGGCCTGATCGGGTCGTCGAACAGTCCGATCTCCGGTGTCGGGATCGTCGTGGTGCTGCTGGCGGCGGTGCTGCTCAAGCTCACCCACGGCAGCGAGGACGCGCTCGCCATGACCGCGTACACGCTGTTCACCGCCGCCGTCGTCTTCGGTGTCGCGACCATCTCCAACGACAACCTGCAGGACCTCAAGACCGGTCAGCTGGTCGGGGCGACGCCGTGGAAGCAGCAGGTGGCGCTCATCATCGGCGTCGGTTTCGGCGCGATCATCATTCCGCCGGTGCTCGGCCTGATGAACACCGCCTTCGGTTTCGAGGGAGCGCCGGGAGCGAAGGCCGACGCGCTGTCGGCGCCGCAGGCCGGGCTGATGTCGACCCTGGCCAAGGGCGTGTTCGGCAACGACCTGGACTGGAGCAAGATCTGGCTGGGCGTGGCGATCGGCGCGGCGGTGATCCTGGTCGACGAGATCCTCAAGCGCACCACGACCAAGTTGCGCGTGCCGCCGCTGGCCGTCGGCATGGGCATGTACCTGCCGATGGCGGTCACCCTGATCATCCCCGTCGGCGCGTTCATCGGGCGGGCCTACGACAAGTGGGCCGAGCGCGACGCCGGTGACGCCTCTCGCAAGAAGCGCCTCGGCATCCTGATGGCCACCGGCCTGATCGTCGGCGAGAGCCTGTACGGCGTGGTCTTCGCCGGGATCGTCGCCGGTTCCGGCAAGGACGAGCCGCTGGCGCTGCCGTTCATTCCGGCCGGCTACGGCGACTGGGCGGAGCTGGTCGGTGTGATCGTGTTCGCGCTGATCGTCGTCTGGCTGTACCGGTACGTCCGCACGACCGCGTCCAAGCCGTACGACGGCCCGCCGGTCACCTCGGAGCTGTAG